The following proteins are encoded in a genomic region of Gimesia algae:
- a CDS encoding neutral/alkaline non-lysosomal ceramidase N-terminal domain-containing protein, translating to MMHCFRVLVLLTFALISLDTQAADTLQLTTPESHQVIQRTGVAPGAGYADVLISGMIPEGTLKTAWEYRLVQLPVQTPSSDLWINFTPKITEKRFSYSARIAAGGWYRLEVRCRVQDKTEAVGTVSPIGVGEVFVVAGQSYATNCNDERLKVADSQQRVVAFDPKKQEWVTAHDPQPVYDNSNGGSIWPPLGDALVKEFRVPVAFVNAAVGATSSTQWLPGGKLHAQLIASGTKVGRFRAVLWQQGESDVIAKTPIDQYIKNIQMIRESAERLWGFNPEWLLAKSTHHPTVYNDPAGELQIRTAIEQLIPKRGFSAGPDTDTLQGENRGDIKSRRHFSSIGQKRAAAMWLTAVRNHLESTAARSGIQVGVAEIDITPPVGFPMAGYYHERLAEGTIDPLKAKAVVFREGETVAALVVCDLIGIATDLSKEVRRIAAEKTGIPAQNIVIAATHSHTAPDYMKELYLYLGKESQEQLRKQYIEKLINGPVAAIEQAFENAKPTVLATGSATQKTPVAFNRRFVMRDGSVKTWQSLKNPEVIRAAGPIDTEIALLSMTDPESGRKRGVLSNFALHLDTVGGMKWSADYPFFIERSLRDALGPDVVSIFGTGCCGDINHANPASPVRNNVDYIGTSLGTSITDQLEKLTPLQNTTLTVESQLVKLPLQDASPEEVARSIKILEIAHKGGKVDFFEHVTAYKKMILDQIRHKKPHANTLEHITWGLSRSLAGAGERLPVDVTVMTIGDEVAIVCLPGEVFVELGLAIKQASPFKTTMIIELSNTVETIYIPHRAAYAGGSYEVTNSNLQPGSGEMLVEAALKLLREAATKNKTD from the coding sequence ATGATGCACTGTTTTCGAGTACTCGTTCTATTGACTTTCGCGCTGATCAGCCTTGATACGCAAGCAGCTGACACATTGCAACTGACGACGCCGGAGTCGCATCAGGTGATTCAGCGAACCGGTGTCGCACCAGGGGCTGGATATGCTGATGTACTCATCTCTGGAATGATACCAGAAGGAACCCTTAAGACGGCCTGGGAGTATCGATTGGTCCAGTTGCCCGTGCAAACACCATCATCTGATTTATGGATCAATTTTACACCAAAAATAACCGAAAAACGATTCTCTTATTCGGCACGAATTGCAGCGGGTGGCTGGTATCGACTGGAAGTGCGATGTCGAGTGCAGGATAAAACTGAAGCTGTGGGGACTGTAAGTCCGATAGGCGTTGGTGAAGTCTTTGTAGTGGCCGGTCAGTCTTATGCGACAAATTGCAATGATGAAAGACTGAAAGTAGCAGATTCCCAGCAACGGGTTGTGGCCTTTGATCCGAAAAAGCAGGAGTGGGTAACTGCGCATGATCCCCAGCCTGTGTACGATAACAGTAATGGCGGGTCAATCTGGCCGCCTCTGGGTGATGCGCTGGTGAAAGAATTCCGAGTTCCGGTCGCGTTCGTCAATGCGGCGGTCGGTGCGACCTCATCCACTCAATGGCTGCCAGGCGGGAAACTGCATGCACAACTGATCGCTTCAGGTACAAAGGTGGGACGTTTTCGTGCAGTGCTCTGGCAGCAGGGGGAATCGGATGTCATCGCGAAAACTCCGATAGATCAATACATCAAGAATATCCAGATGATTCGGGAGTCAGCAGAACGTTTATGGGGCTTCAATCCAGAATGGCTGCTGGCGAAATCGACACACCATCCAACCGTATACAATGACCCTGCGGGGGAATTACAGATTCGAACGGCCATTGAGCAACTGATCCCCAAACGTGGTTTTTCTGCGGGACCTGATACCGACACCCTGCAAGGTGAAAATCGGGGAGACATAAAATCTCGTCGCCACTTTTCCAGTATCGGGCAAAAACGGGCCGCAGCGATGTGGCTGACGGCTGTTCGAAACCATCTTGAATCCACAGCAGCGCGTTCCGGTATTCAGGTGGGAGTCGCGGAGATCGATATCACGCCGCCGGTCGGCTTTCCGATGGCGGGTTATTACCACGAGCGACTGGCGGAGGGGACCATTGATCCACTCAAAGCGAAAGCGGTTGTATTCCGCGAGGGGGAGACAGTGGCTGCCCTTGTGGTTTGCGATTTAATTGGCATCGCCACGGATTTATCCAAAGAAGTACGACGGATTGCTGCTGAGAAAACGGGGATTCCCGCTCAGAACATCGTGATCGCTGCCACACATTCGCATACCGCGCCCGATTACATGAAAGAGCTGTATCTGTATCTGGGTAAGGAATCGCAGGAGCAACTGCGAAAACAGTATATTGAAAAACTGATCAACGGTCCGGTGGCGGCGATTGAACAGGCTTTTGAGAACGCGAAACCGACTGTACTGGCAACGGGGAGTGCGACACAAAAGACGCCAGTCGCCTTCAACCGTCGCTTTGTAATGCGTGATGGCAGCGTGAAAACCTGGCAGTCGTTGAAAAACCCGGAAGTGATTCGCGCTGCAGGACCCATTGATACTGAAATCGCTTTATTGTCAATGACTGATCCTGAGAGTGGAAGAAAACGGGGAGTGCTCAGTAATTTCGCATTGCATCTGGATACGGTTGGCGGAATGAAGTGGAGTGCGGACTATCCGTTTTTCATTGAACGCAGTTTGCGGGATGCACTCGGACCGGATGTCGTTTCGATTTTCGGTACCGGCTGCTGTGGCGATATCAATCATGCGAATCCAGCGTCGCCTGTCCGGAATAATGTCGATTATATTGGAACATCGCTGGGAACTTCCATCACGGATCAACTGGAGAAATTGACACCGCTTCAAAATACGACTTTAACGGTCGAATCCCAGCTTGTGAAGCTGCCTCTGCAGGATGCCTCTCCCGAAGAGGTTGCACGTTCGATCAAGATACTGGAGATTGCCCACAAGGGGGGCAAGGTCGATTTCTTTGAGCATGTGACAGCTTATAAAAAAATGATTCTGGATCAGATCAGGCACAAAAAACCGCACGCCAATACGCTTGAGCACATTACCTGGGGGTTGAGCCGTTCACTGGCTGGCGCGGGTGAGAGACTGCCCGTGGATGTAACGGTGATGACGATTGGGGACGAGGTTGCCATCGTCTGTCTGCCCGGCGAAGTATTCGTCGAACTGGGACTGGCGATCAAACAGGCGTCTCCTTTTAAAACCACAATGATTATCGAATTATCCAATACGGTCGAAACGATTTACATTCCCCACCGGGCCGCTTATGCAGGTGGCAGTTACGAAGTGACGAATTCGAATCTGCAGCCGGGTAGTGGGGAAATGCTGGTAGAAGCGGCTCTGAAACTGTTACGGGAAGCAGCGACCAAAAACAAAACGGATTGA
- a CDS encoding SGNH/GDSL hydrolase family protein, producing MKNKLRILTFFLCLSFISVHVNSDAVAAEGDKKETLNVLFIGNSYTARHNLAQVVKKMVEAGNPNLTFNPTTVIYGGRRLVDHWNLGSQNFVKLHQLTPEEEKQTIAGLEKDAKDPKNRYAAAALKRHRQLLKELDQEHPKWDVVILQSYRDDLKGADSLYAQYAPKFAELAKKQGARVILYETTPNTQNAKALKNPPVAAAAVMEKARAIATLAKQVDASAAPMSLAGFHCQTERPDLTLRFINDAHLNQTMAYLTACCLYAALFDRSPEGLPVDSITDIRYFDNKDRTKDRDGNPITTMFSAKDRADLQRIAWKSYQEFKALRDD from the coding sequence ATGAAAAACAAACTGCGAATTCTGACTTTCTTTCTGTGTCTCAGTTTCATATCCGTACACGTAAATTCAGACGCTGTTGCGGCTGAAGGGGATAAAAAAGAGACACTGAATGTGCTTTTCATTGGAAACAGTTATACGGCTCGACACAATCTGGCACAGGTCGTCAAGAAGATGGTAGAAGCAGGTAATCCGAATCTGACTTTCAATCCGACCACAGTGATTTATGGCGGCCGACGACTGGTCGATCACTGGAATCTGGGTTCGCAAAATTTTGTCAAACTGCATCAACTGACGCCTGAGGAAGAGAAACAGACAATTGCCGGTCTGGAGAAAGATGCGAAAGACCCCAAGAATCGTTACGCTGCTGCGGCTTTGAAACGGCATCGTCAATTACTGAAAGAATTGGATCAGGAACATCCCAAGTGGGATGTCGTCATTCTGCAGTCATACCGTGATGACCTGAAGGGGGCCGACTCGCTGTATGCTCAGTATGCTCCTAAATTTGCGGAACTGGCGAAAAAACAGGGGGCGCGCGTGATCCTGTATGAAACAACGCCGAATACTCAGAACGCAAAGGCTTTAAAAAATCCCCCTGTTGCTGCTGCTGCTGTCATGGAGAAAGCGAGGGCAATTGCCACGCTGGCAAAACAGGTCGATGCGAGTGCCGCTCCGATGTCGCTGGCAGGCTTCCATTGCCAGACGGAACGCCCTGATCTGACGCTGCGGTTCATCAACGATGCTCATCTCAATCAGACGATGGCGTATCTGACGGCCTGCTGTCTGTATGCAGCTTTGTTTGATCGCAGTCCGGAAGGCTTACCCGTGGATTCGATTACTGATATTCGGTATTTCGATAATAAAGATCGCACCAAAGACCGGGATGGAAATCCGATTACCACGATGTTCTCTGCCAAAGATCGAGCTGATCTACAGCGAATTGCCTGGAAGAGCTATCAGGAGTTCAAAGCGTTACGTGACGATTAG
- a CDS encoding tetratricopeptide repeat protein translates to MSDKDQESNPTVNSSITDSQTSRKKRSPVERAVVWSLITVALIIVILEANARYGYSKTLEKMQNRITLAEKEKGKEFLLIDAREMVKGFPYGDERLTENGKQIQYRWFSLFRTFAIELSTGMDDVVLSLETDVDAFGEDKPPGKNTVTALPQLKLPEKGLTSEYKNLPVLAASQFDSKPADLKGLLSREIVRQAVLISAREGLGLPTRDNSIRGEVTLIENPQTYPLQLYTRIDGTGKVDFEIERPFRDKPAAYWESDTIELARDSLLESLIEQSEVLSRTGFVEALKTAGYNGKAPEWKTESSIPEKTLRQLNEWNFISQYTVIQDVHAAIRTEGESPERLAVLTRAYANLGHLTEIHWSPAHKVFKARSLLYAQRLKARTDNSAWALAHRAYARTFTGLHLGALADIETIKSAQKTNAENQRPLPHWIDLIDAYCSYKPKVLEQAVEQEDLKSLAVYLRSLQIDPISNEKEMVSRTEELLKLEPACCRALDQLCETQSLGTLRNVTEIRQNQIWEPMYERLQAGNLPASVKEPLNQHMEWLFKLKTGLQFRTQIIDLLKNAGVTQHEPSVNGLGQLIQEVYFTQTCRKLEFQTDYLSVSVDHVVSEARPLLKDHPYEAFIESYSSVSKDATDAYQRLLSTFNPHELELISEPLITNSYYKLNRDDYSRFFLAAESNMDPVFQDHLNYQRFVVKQRNYSRNLIGEIAEKLLKISPYVPQTVAMNLDANNNYVENHHAEVMKRYGDDPEILSALGKRFLKNNNDEKAEEIFKRRLDIAPDHTTYISLAELYQRRGDTDKWKETLQKALRVPTSGLQNYQIHNKLAHYHMQRGDFELAKPHAVKAAESYSAWGLECGAQCSEGLGDMDQAEALMKARSMRYAGNAADWYFWCVRTGFGDLEIARQLAERTILENLDPNHYTRAMEAAIIHLIQGSKPEAFNLFLNTFQKHHDAYSGLHAAVLADELGFTRQRDELLNETAELWTKDYATAEIANYFQRMLLNQDSVDWNSKWFESLIVQLPDGSPTNFDYFVGKFLEKRGQDKLGTEYLQLAATSPNTNKYNCILASQDLRSHDKVVNSRRVRELEDGYDEVKVLANQASHLLQTKKQKEAIIKFGKILKLKPELVSILINRAQAYEAMHNYTAAIADYKQAIELDPQYWLPYNNLAFLYAASEQEEFRDGNKSLQNAQLASERLPTQYWVNYAAFAVAYAELKQFDKAIEMQTIALELAPNEAKKIAQRRLRLFNEGEPYRRTTEKE, encoded by the coding sequence ATGTCGGACAAAGATCAGGAATCAAACCCTACAGTTAATTCTTCAATCACTGATTCCCAGACCAGTAGGAAAAAACGATCACCCGTCGAACGTGCCGTTGTCTGGAGTCTGATCACTGTTGCGTTGATAATAGTCATCCTCGAGGCGAATGCCCGATATGGCTACAGTAAAACTCTGGAAAAAATGCAAAACCGCATCACTCTGGCTGAAAAAGAGAAAGGCAAAGAGTTCTTACTCATTGACGCCAGAGAAATGGTCAAAGGCTTTCCGTATGGTGACGAACGACTGACGGAAAACGGTAAGCAGATTCAATATCGCTGGTTCAGTCTGTTTCGCACGTTCGCGATTGAACTCTCGACGGGAATGGACGATGTCGTCCTCTCACTGGAAACCGATGTCGATGCCTTTGGCGAAGATAAACCTCCTGGCAAAAATACCGTAACGGCCCTTCCGCAACTTAAACTTCCAGAGAAGGGACTTACCTCGGAATATAAAAATCTGCCCGTCCTGGCAGCCAGTCAGTTCGACTCGAAGCCTGCTGATCTAAAGGGACTTCTCAGCAGGGAAATTGTGCGTCAGGCAGTTTTAATTAGTGCCAGAGAGGGTTTAGGGTTGCCGACACGCGACAACTCTATACGCGGTGAAGTCACTTTGATTGAGAACCCGCAAACCTATCCTCTACAACTCTACACCCGCATTGATGGCACGGGAAAAGTTGATTTCGAAATAGAGCGGCCTTTCAGAGACAAACCTGCCGCTTACTGGGAATCAGATACAATTGAACTGGCGCGTGACTCATTACTGGAATCACTTATTGAACAGAGTGAAGTGCTGTCTCGTACAGGCTTCGTCGAGGCGTTGAAAACAGCAGGGTACAACGGGAAGGCGCCAGAGTGGAAGACCGAGTCCAGTATCCCTGAAAAAACATTGCGACAATTGAACGAGTGGAATTTCATTTCTCAGTACACGGTGATTCAGGACGTGCATGCCGCCATCCGAACAGAGGGTGAATCACCTGAACGACTGGCGGTGCTGACGCGTGCCTATGCCAATCTGGGCCATTTGACAGAAATCCACTGGAGCCCGGCTCATAAAGTCTTTAAGGCTCGCTCACTGCTATACGCACAACGCCTGAAAGCCCGCACCGATAATTCAGCCTGGGCTCTGGCGCATCGTGCGTATGCCCGAACCTTTACAGGTCTGCACCTCGGTGCACTCGCTGATATTGAGACGATTAAATCAGCTCAAAAAACAAATGCTGAAAATCAACGTCCCCTGCCCCATTGGATTGATTTGATCGATGCCTACTGTTCGTACAAACCGAAAGTGTTAGAACAGGCTGTTGAACAGGAAGACCTGAAATCGCTGGCTGTCTATTTACGTTCATTGCAAATCGATCCTATTTCCAATGAAAAAGAAATGGTTTCACGCACGGAAGAACTGCTGAAATTGGAGCCGGCCTGCTGTCGTGCGTTAGATCAACTCTGTGAGACACAGTCTCTCGGCACTCTCAGAAATGTCACTGAAATTCGTCAGAATCAGATCTGGGAGCCAATGTATGAAAGATTACAGGCAGGCAATCTTCCTGCATCCGTCAAAGAGCCACTCAACCAACACATGGAGTGGTTATTCAAATTAAAAACCGGTCTACAGTTTCGAACTCAAATCATTGATTTACTGAAAAACGCCGGGGTAACACAACACGAACCTTCAGTGAATGGCCTGGGTCAGTTGATTCAGGAAGTGTACTTCACTCAGACGTGTCGCAAACTGGAATTCCAGACAGACTATCTCAGTGTCAGTGTAGATCACGTCGTCTCCGAGGCGCGACCTCTGCTCAAAGATCATCCCTATGAGGCCTTTATTGAAAGTTATTCCTCAGTTTCAAAAGATGCGACTGACGCATATCAAAGACTACTCTCCACTTTTAATCCACACGAACTGGAGCTGATTTCAGAACCACTAATTACAAATAGTTACTACAAACTGAATCGAGATGACTATTCCAGGTTTTTTCTGGCAGCTGAGTCTAACATGGACCCGGTTTTCCAGGATCATCTCAATTATCAGCGTTTTGTTGTCAAACAGAGAAATTACAGCAGAAATCTGATCGGGGAGATTGCTGAAAAACTTCTGAAAATCAGTCCCTATGTACCACAAACGGTGGCCATGAACCTCGACGCGAACAACAACTACGTCGAAAACCACCACGCAGAAGTTATGAAACGATATGGAGACGATCCAGAAATTTTGTCAGCTTTGGGAAAACGTTTTCTTAAGAACAATAACGATGAGAAAGCTGAAGAGATATTCAAACGCCGGTTAGATATTGCCCCCGACCATACGACTTACATCTCCCTGGCGGAACTTTATCAAAGACGTGGTGATACAGACAAATGGAAGGAGACACTACAAAAAGCATTGAGAGTTCCCACATCAGGACTGCAGAATTATCAGATCCATAACAAGCTGGCACACTACCACATGCAACGGGGTGACTTTGAACTGGCAAAGCCGCATGCGGTGAAAGCAGCCGAAAGTTATTCTGCCTGGGGTCTGGAATGTGGAGCGCAGTGTAGTGAAGGACTCGGTGACATGGACCAGGCAGAAGCCCTGATGAAAGCCCGCTCGATGCGGTATGCTGGCAACGCCGCCGACTGGTACTTCTGGTGTGTACGCACAGGATTTGGTGATCTCGAAATAGCTCGACAACTGGCTGAACGGACGATCCTGGAAAATCTGGATCCGAATCACTATACCCGTGCCATGGAAGCAGCCATAATCCATCTGATTCAGGGTTCAAAACCCGAGGCCTTCAACTTATTTTTGAACACATTCCAGAAACACCACGATGCCTACAGCGGCCTGCATGCGGCCGTCCTCGCCGATGAACTGGGATTCACGCGCCAGCGTGATGAACTGCTTAACGAAACTGCTGAACTATGGACTAAAGATTATGCAACGGCTGAAATTGCAAATTATTTTCAGCGGATGCTCCTGAATCAGGATTCTGTTGATTGGAATTCAAAATGGTTTGAGTCCCTGATCGTCCAGTTGCCAGACGGCAGCCCCACGAATTTTGATTATTTTGTCGGAAAATTTTTAGAAAAAAGAGGCCAGGATAAACTGGGGACAGAATATCTACAACTGGCAGCCACCTCCCCCAATACAAATAAATACAATTGCATCCTGGCTTCACAGGATTTGCGGTCCCATGACAAGGTAGTCAATTCCCGCCGGGTCAGAGAACTCGAAGATGGTTATGATGAAGTGAAAGTACTCGCGAATCAGGCAAGTCATCTGCTTCAGACTAAAAAACAGAAAGAAGCCATCATCAAATTCGGAAAGATATTAAAATTAAAACCGGAGCTGGTCAGCATATTGATCAACCGGGCGCAGGCATATGAAGCAATGCATAACTACACTGCAGCCATAGCAGATTACAAACAGGCAATCGAACTCGATCCGCAATACTGGTTACCTTATAACAATCTAGCCTTTCTGTACGCAGCCAGCGAGCAGGAAGAATTTCGTGATGGCAATAAGTCACTCCAAAATGCGCAACTGGCGTCTGAACGACTGCCGACACAATACTGGGTGAATTATGCTGCTTTCGCTGTTGCCTATGCTGAACTAAAGCAGTTCGACAAAGCCATCGAGATGCAGACCATCGCACTCGAACTTGCACCCAATGAAGCAAAAAAGATAGCGCAACGCAGATTAAGGTTATTCAATGAAGGAGAACCCTATCGACGAACAACAGAAAAAGAGTAG
- a CDS encoding sulfatase-like hydrolase/transferase, with translation MRNIFRVLLFLQLLTALGHAESSKPNIITVFIDDMGWSDLSCYGGKVIQTKNIDTLASEGLRFTNFYVNSPICSPSRVALTTGQYPQRWKITSYLARRKANRERGLAQWLDPAAPVLARQLNQAGYATGHFGKWHMGGQRDVGNAPLITKYGFDRSLTNFEGLGPRVLPLKNAYDGKPPKKHDLGSADLGKGPIYWEDRSVVTAAFVKDALKFIDHAEATGQPFFLNLWPDDVHSPFFPPEVLRDASDESKRALYYAVLEAMDQQLGLLFDRVRNDERLKNNTLILIASDNGPEEGAGLADPLRGAKTWLYEGGVRSPLIVWGPGLVNPAAAGATNTKSILSALDINRSLYTLTGTNLPSGVTLDGEDLAETLLGKSESGRHAPIFWRRPPDRPGTKEQPNPDLSVRAGKWKFYVNYDGNGVQLYDLDVDVSETQNRADDHPEIVARLKQAVFDWNRDLPADAGDPAWRPAAKK, from the coding sequence ATGCGAAATATTTTCCGAGTGCTTCTGTTTCTGCAACTGCTGACGGCGCTCGGTCATGCTGAATCGTCAAAACCCAATATTATTACCGTGTTCATTGATGACATGGGCTGGAGTGATCTCTCCTGTTATGGAGGGAAGGTGATACAAACGAAAAATATTGACACGCTGGCGAGTGAAGGGCTCCGTTTTACGAATTTCTATGTGAACTCTCCCATCTGTTCTCCGTCGCGGGTGGCTTTGACAACAGGGCAGTATCCCCAGCGCTGGAAGATTACTTCTTATCTGGCACGTCGCAAAGCCAACCGGGAACGTGGACTGGCACAGTGGCTCGATCCTGCAGCTCCGGTGCTGGCGCGACAATTGAATCAGGCCGGTTATGCCACGGGGCACTTTGGTAAATGGCATATGGGCGGTCAGCGGGATGTCGGGAATGCGCCCTTGATTACGAAGTATGGTTTTGATCGCAGCCTGACGAATTTTGAGGGGCTCGGTCCGCGGGTGCTTCCTTTAAAAAATGCCTATGATGGCAAGCCGCCCAAGAAACATGACCTGGGTTCTGCTGATCTTGGTAAAGGGCCGATATACTGGGAAGACCGTTCTGTCGTGACGGCTGCCTTTGTGAAAGATGCGTTGAAATTTATTGATCACGCGGAGGCAACCGGTCAGCCATTCTTCCTGAATCTCTGGCCCGACGATGTGCATTCCCCATTCTTTCCGCCCGAAGTGCTGCGAGATGCCAGCGATGAGAGTAAACGAGCCTTGTATTATGCCGTACTTGAAGCCATGGATCAGCAGTTGGGACTGCTGTTTGACCGGGTACGCAATGATGAACGTCTGAAGAACAATACGCTGATTCTGATTGCATCAGATAATGGACCGGAAGAAGGGGCAGGATTGGCCGACCCGTTACGCGGAGCGAAGACCTGGTTGTATGAAGGGGGCGTCCGTTCGCCTCTGATTGTCTGGGGACCAGGGCTGGTGAATCCCGCCGCAGCAGGTGCTACGAATACGAAATCGATTCTCTCTGCGCTCGATATAAATCGTTCGCTTTATACGTTGACCGGAACGAACCTGCCATCCGGTGTGACGCTGGATGGTGAAGATCTGGCGGAGACGTTACTGGGGAAAAGTGAGTCGGGGCGTCACGCTCCCATTTTCTGGCGACGTCCACCTGATCGTCCGGGTACGAAAGAGCAGCCGAATCCGGATCTGTCCGTCCGCGCCGGGAAATGGAAATTCTATGTGAATTATGATGGAAATGGAGTTCAACTGTATGATCTGGATGTGGATGTTTCTGAGACGCAAAACCGGGCTGACGATCATCCTGAGATCGTCGCGCGACTGAAACAGGCTGTTTTTGACTGGAACCGGGATCTACCAGCGGATGCTGGCGATCCGGCGTGGCGACCTGCTGCGAAAAAGTGA
- a CDS encoding sialidase family protein — MFLSRYIILMMFLVSSHAFAEDKPVPILAERIQGHIHPSICRGQNGTLIVVYKGANVLVCSRSDDQGETWSKPTAIATSAKRPAVIREVKKYEVYPGTVDILPDERILVTWNYIADDKAKDGYYERALLYSLSDDQGRSWSEQRLIGPVDGKHLGAVRHNVLPWMGGRWLLPLRVGVPRLYDPETDVLEEYPLVGPGGVQHEFQQIVKTAGGSLLAMGPVLLRSTDAGQHWLPVKGFPAIPDQRDNAEGRFLTTLSDGRVLVTWGRGQKNLGLSYNLSTDDGQTWDARRTVVLLPDTPVAARYYSARTIQVDEETVGTVFMNRNGVHFLKVPLKRLSGSF, encoded by the coding sequence ATGTTTCTCAGTCGATACATAATCCTGATGATGTTTCTGGTTAGTTCCCATGCATTTGCAGAGGACAAGCCGGTGCCGATTCTGGCGGAACGTATTCAGGGGCACATTCATCCTTCAATCTGTCGGGGTCAGAATGGCACGCTGATTGTTGTTTATAAAGGGGCGAATGTCCTGGTGTGTTCGCGGTCGGACGACCAAGGAGAGACCTGGTCCAAACCGACAGCAATCGCAACCTCGGCAAAACGTCCGGCTGTCATTCGCGAAGTAAAAAAGTATGAAGTTTACCCCGGGACTGTCGACATTCTACCGGACGAACGCATTCTGGTTACCTGGAATTATATTGCCGACGATAAAGCCAAAGACGGCTATTACGAACGGGCATTGCTCTATTCCCTCAGTGACGATCAGGGACGCAGCTGGAGTGAACAGCGACTGATTGGTCCGGTCGACGGCAAGCATCTGGGTGCTGTGCGGCATAATGTGCTGCCCTGGATGGGGGGACGCTGGCTGTTACCGCTGCGTGTGGGAGTACCGCGTTTGTATGATCCAGAGACCGACGTGCTCGAAGAATATCCGCTGGTGGGACCAGGCGGAGTGCAGCATGAGTTCCAGCAGATTGTGAAGACTGCTGGCGGATCTCTACTGGCAATGGGGCCGGTCTTGCTGCGTTCGACTGATGCCGGACAGCATTGGTTACCGGTCAAAGGTTTTCCAGCGATTCCGGATCAGCGAGACAATGCGGAAGGCCGTTTTCTGACGACACTCTCAGACGGACGCGTGCTGGTAACGTGGGGCAGGGGACAGAAGAATCTAGGGCTGAGTTACAATCTGTCGACCGATGACGGTCAGACGTGGGACGCGCGTCGAACTGTTGTACTGCTGCCTGACACGCCTGTAGCGGCCCGTTATTACTCGGCTCGTACTATCCAGGTAGATGAGGAAACTGTGGGCACAGTCTTCATGAACCGGAACGGAGTTCATTTTCTGAAAGTGCCACTCAAACGGCTGAGCGGTTCTTTCTGA
- a CDS encoding T6SS immunity protein Tdi1 domain-containing protein: protein MEITLNDLTINPEGIDIDELLNDWAWAMPEPMRPVLLTALGDLFAQGESGAVYFIDVIEGDIRPVAEDGSTFEELLSDTEFVTDHLFPARVVELRDAGIELEANQVYSHQQPLVLGGSDELENYETSEVSVYISILGQIHEQVKDLPEGTVISDVEIEDIE, encoded by the coding sequence ATGGAAATAACTCTGAACGATCTGACAATCAATCCTGAGGGAATTGATATTGATGAGCTACTTAACGACTGGGCCTGGGCGATGCCGGAACCGATGCGTCCCGTGCTGCTGACCGCGCTGGGTGATTTGTTTGCGCAAGGTGAATCGGGGGCCGTCTATTTCATTGATGTCATTGAAGGCGACATCAGACCCGTTGCCGAGGATGGTTCCACTTTTGAAGAGCTGCTTTCTGATACGGAATTTGTGACTGACCATTTATTTCCGGCGCGGGTAGTGGAACTGCGAGATGCGGGAATCGAACTGGAAGCCAACCAGGTTTACAGTCATCAGCAACCCCTCGTGCTGGGCGGAAGCGACGAACTGGAAAATTATGAGACTTCGGAAGTCAGTGTCTACATCAGCATTCTTGGCCAGATCCATGAGCAGGTGAAAGATCTTCCCGAGGGAACCGTGATTTCGGATGTGGAAATCGAGGACATTGAATAA